TTTACCTCGCCAGGGAAACCCTGATATACCACTGTGGGGGTGACGAACTACTACGAGCGACATCGGAGAATCTGGATGGCTCCAGCGCCTTTACGCCAGCAGTTGTCGTCAATGCGGCATCCAATTGCACCTTCACCTACGAGCCCGCCACCAACACCCGTAACGGCCTCGTTACCCTCCGTCTGTCACTGAGCAAGGACGGCGAAACCATCACCCTGCTGCAACAGGTCCACGTCGACAATGCGCCCTGATCCCAAAGCCCCCCGTAGGAGCGGGCCATGCCCGCGAACCGGGCCCATGCACAAGCTTCGCGGGCACGGCCCGCTCCTACAGAGGCAGCACGGCTTTGGACTCGTCGCCGCGATGTTCCTGATCATCGTGATTGCCGGTGTTATCGCCGCGATGTGGCGCATGTCAGCCACTCAAACTGCCACCAATAACCTCACCTTGCAGCAGACTCGCGCTTATCAGGCGGCGCGGGCGGGGCTGGAGTGGGGGATTTCACGTTTTCTGAACGATGAGACATGTACAGCGCCGCCTTTCAGCGTGCCAGGGCTGGATGGTTTCGTGGTGACAGTCGAGTGCCCTGTCGGTGAGCGGGTGGAGCGTAATGATCTGCATGAGGAGGACCTGCAGGGCATCGTGATTCAGCGCATCGTCGCCACGGCGGAATATTCGAGTGTGGGCAGTCCCGACTATGCCTATCGAAAGCTCTCCACCGTGGTGGAGCTGGGGAGGGAAATACCATGAGCCGTATCGGCCTCGCGTGGTTATTGCTGTTCGTGCTGTTGCTGGCTAATGGTGCCGCACAGGCGGCGACCTACAGTTTCGGCAGTGGCGGCTGGTTGACGCCGAGTAACCCACCAGACTGTCAGGGTGGAAGTTGGAGTCGAAGCGGCAGTACCTTCACCTGTACTGGACGCGTGACCCTGGCCTCGGGCGATGTGTTGCAGGTCGCGACCGGTTTGTTTGAAAGCCTCGGTCATATCACCGTCGTAGCGAACAACGGCTTTTCGCTGAACAACAACACCGTCGGCACTTCGTCGAAGAACATTACCTTGCGTTCCGACTGGGGAACCATCAACGCGATCAACAGCAACAGCATCTTCGGTTCAGTGCTGTCCAACTCGGGAGCCATCGACCTAGCCGGTACCACCGTACGAGGTTCGGTAACCGGCAACGGCAAGGTGACTCTGAGCGCTGGGAATGTGACCAGCCATGTTTCGGGCACCAATGGCGTGACGACCAGCGGCACGACGATCACCGGTAATGTATCGGCCAGCAACGGCGCCATGGATCTTAGCGGCGGCAGCATTACCGGCAACGTCAGCGGTGGTTGCTGCAAGATCACCCTGAGTAATGGCCTCACGCTCATCGGCAATATTTCGTTGACCTCGAATGACATCGAGATCAACGACAGCAGTGTCACCGGCAATATCACCACGAACAATACGGTCAGCCTGAGCAACAGCACGGTGCATGGCAATGTCCAGGCTGCCGATTGGCACGATAGAACTATCAATGGTAGCGGGAACAGTAGGGTCTACGGCATCTGTAGACCAGCCGCGACCACACCGGTCGATTTGTGTATCAGCGAGACCACGTTGATTTGCCTGGACGACAATTTCAATCGCAGTACGCTTGGCCTCGATTGGGCGGTGACCAGTCGTAATGGCAGTTTCGGTGTGCCACGGATCGTCAGCAACCGTCTGCGCCTGACTGATAACAGCGGGAACGTCGCCACTGGCGCAACGGTCCAGCGCCTGCTACCAGCCAAGAACAATTACATTCAGGTGCAGTTCAAGTACTACGCCTATAACGGCAATGGCGCCGACGGCTTGGCGATCACTCTGTCGAATGCGGCCCACACGCCACAGCCAGGTGGTTTCGGTGGTTCGCTGGGATATGCCCAGGGCCATGGCGAAAGTGGTTTCGCAGGTGGTTGGCTGGGTATTGCGCTGGACGAATACGGCAACTTTTCCAACCCAACCGAGGACCGTATTGGCGGCCCCGGTGCTCGCCAGGATTCCGTGGCCATCCGGGGTTCCGGATCGGGCGCTAGTGGCTATGCCTATCTGCGGGGAACTGCAGCCAATCTGAGTCCGGGCATCGACGTGTCCGGCTCGTCCGCTGGGCCGGGGCACACCTATCGTATTACCGTCGACAGTACGGTGAGCGGAAAGGCGATGGTGAAAGTCGAGAGAAACACGGGGTCAGGCTTCACCACACTGGTGGATACGTTCAACGCGCTGGACAGCCCAGGGCAGGCGGCGCTACCGGATAATTTCTACCTGACCCTTACGGGCTCCACGGGTGGCTCCAACAATGTCCATGAGCTGGACGACCTTCGGGTATGCGCCAGCAAGATGAACCCGGTCAGTCAGCAGATCGACCATTTCGAGATAATCGCTCCGAGCTCCGGCCTGACGTGCAACCCGGTGGCCGCGACGCTCAGGGCCTGCCTCGATGCGACGTGCAATACATTCTATACGGACCCTGTACTTGCCGATGTGCTAGTGACTCAGGGGACGACGGTCACCCAGAATGCCGGAGCCTTCACGGGCGGTTCCGGTGCCTACGCGCTCAGAGCCGGAAAAGTCGGCTCGGCGACCTTGAGCGTGGGTTCCTCCACTCCTCCAGCCAAGCCTCTTAGCCAGACGCTGTGCAAGATCGGCTCGGCTGCCCTGAGTACCCAGTGCAGGCTGACCATGCTGGAAAGTGGCTTCGTTGTAGACGAGATTCCGGCACATCTGTCTGCTCAAGAGACACAGCATGATTTGCTGGTACGGGCGGTGAAAAGCAATCCGAATGATCCATTGCGTTGCGTGCCGGGATTTTCGGACGCGCAGGCGCGCGAAGTGGGTTTCGCATCCGATTACATCGATCCGCAACCGGGACAGATTCTCGGGGCGCCGGCTCTGAAGGTGAATGATGTCTCGGTTTCCCGCCAGTCTTCAGGCTTCACCCTCGTGCCTCTGAATTTCAATGCCCAGGCCGAGGCGGCGATTCGCCTGCGCTACCCGGATGCAGGCCTGCTCAGGCTGAGCATGCGTTACGAGGAGCCGGATAGCGGCCTGGTCATGGTCGGTCAGTCGAATGACTTCGTGGTCAAGCCATACGGTTTGTGCTTGGAGACGGATTCGGCCTGTACCCTGGCGGTCGTCAACGATGATGACTGCCCGGTTTTCCGGCATGCCGGCGATGGCTTCCCGCTGCGGATCAAGGCCGTCGCCTGGCAGGCCAATGGCCAATCCCTGCAGGCGGATCAATTATGTGGCAACCCCGCCACGCCCAACTTTCGCTTGAACGACATTTCGCTGAGCAGCCTGCTGGTCGAGCCGGAGGACGGCAGTAATCCCGAGGAGCTGAAGCCATCTAGCTACGATCACAAGCTCGGTGCCCAGACCGAAGAGAACGTCGTGATGCCCGAAGTGGGGATCTTCAAGCTGAAGGCCACGCCGGCATCCGGCCACTATTTCGGTGAGACCGTCGGTGGTGGCGAGAGCGGGCTGGTCGGTCGTTTTATCCCGGCCTGGCTGGACGTCTCCGGTGCCGCCAGCCTGAACAGCTGCGATGGCTTCAGCTATCAGCGGGAATTGGTGCCCTATGGCGTGTTTCCGAGACTGATGGTAACGGGCAAGAACCGTCAGGGCGGTACGACGAAAAACTATGATCGTGGCGATTTCTGGCGTTTGTCGTCGGCCTTGCCCAGCACGTGGTGGACCCTGGACGGTGAGCGGGAACTGACGGCTAAGCTGAGCTTTCCTGGGCAGGATTCCGCCTTGACCGATGCCGAGGATAGGGATGGCCAGCGTGAGTACGAGTGGTCGGGAGACGGTCTGAAGTATGACTCTGAGAGTCCGACTCCGGGCGCCGATGATTTGCCCTTCTCGATCCTGCAGCGCTTTTCTGCGACCGCTCTAACCGATGCCGATGGCGTCTGCCATATGGTGGGAACGGAGGCCTGCCAGTCATATGAACTGCCCTACGAGGCCAGCGAAATTCGTTTGGGGCGGTTGCGTGTCGGCAATGCTCATGGTTCGGAGCTGCAGCCGCTCAGTCTTCCCTGGACGATCGAGAGCTGGCGAGTGCCTGGTGTTTTCCTGCCGGAAACGGAGGATGTCTGTAGCGCGCCGAAGTGGTCTGAACCCGATCTGAGCGATGCTACCGGCGAACTGGTGACGGGAAGCCTGCCGTCTGTATCCAGCGATAGAAGTGGCTATCAGGGTCAGTTGCTTCTGGCTTCGCCGCAAAGGCGCGGTAGCGTCCGGGCCGGATTCCCCGACGTGCCCGAATGGCTCTGGTATGACTGGTATGGCGAAGGATGGGAGGCAAGTAGAGGCCTTGCCACCTTCGGCATCTACCAAGGCCCCAAACCCCTGATCTTTCGCCGAGAGGTTTATCGATAAAAGGGCCGCTCACCGAGCTGACGAATAAAAGAGGGGATTCTCGGCCTGCCTGTACCGAGGTCCCCGAAACTGGCTGGATAAAACTATGCACTGCATGTGCCAGTTTCGCTGGGGGAGGTCGCGATGGGTGAGGATTAAGCAGTGGAGTGGGCGTAAGGCCTAAAAAACAGGCCTTTGCCGATTGCTGATCCGCTTTTCGACCGCATGACGGGCGTATACGCGCGGAGCCGGTAAAGGAGCCGCGGCGCCTGATCGCAGTGCGCATGCCTTGCTGCATGCGCACATTTGGCGCGTTATTCCTGTTCCGGCCAGAGCCGTAGCGGGGCACCCTGGGCGGGCCAGAGGCGCAGCTGGTCGATGTTCGAGACATCCCAGCGCTCGACGCGATTGAGCAGATCGAGGAAGTGGTGCTCCTGCTCCATGATTTGTTCCGCGCACATCTTGCGTGTGCTGCCCAGGTTGCTGAAGCGGATCTGCTGGCCATCGCGCTCGTAACTGCCGAACCAGTGGTTGCAGCCCGCGTTGCCGTACGCGCGGCCGTCGCTCAGCGTGAGCGAGACGGGCGTGCGGCCGATCACGGCGTCATCGCCGATCCATTCGGCGATGTAGGTGACGTCGCTTCGCAGCTCCAGTTGCTCGGTGGCACAGCCTGTCAGGCCGAGGGCTGCGATAAAAGGCAGGATTCGTGAATTCATGCCTGTTGCTCCTTCTGGCAGCTGGGGCAGCGGTGTTGGTCGTTCTGGCCGGACCAGCCCAGTTCGGTGATGCGTGCCTGGGCAGCGGGTTTGCGTGCGGCCTCGCCGAGCTTGGCGTCGACGGCAAACTCGAAGTCCAGCTGCTTGCCGCAGCTGTCGCAGGAAACCTGCCAGTTGAGAATTTCCAGTTCGCGGAACACCGGCCCGCTGGCCACGGCCATCCATTGCCCGGGTGGGTTGATCAGGTGGCGGACCTTCTCCACCGTCAGGCGTTGGGAAAGGTCGCGGCTGCCCTTGAGCGTGACGATCAGTACATCGCCGCTGCGAATCGAGCCGCCATTACCGGTGACCTGATAGCGGCCCGGCGCCAGCGCGCGGCATTCGGTGAGGGTGTGGGCGGGGTTGAGCAGGGTGTAGCGGAAATCGTGTTCGGCCATGACTCGTGATCGACGGTGAATTGTGCGCGCAATGCTAGCACGCGCCCCGGCGGCAGGCGTGCCGCCGGGACGAATCACGGTCGAGAAGCGAGCCGATCACTGCGCCCGGGCGGTCGCCAACGTGCCAAAGGTGTCTTCGAAAAAGCGCTGCATGTCGCGCCAGGAGCGTTCGTCCGCGGCTTTCTGATAGGCCACGTCGAGGCCGTTCTTCTGATGGGCATCGGCACCGGGGTTAGTGAAACCGTGCTTGGCGCCCGGCAGGCTGACGAACTGGTAGTCGGCGCCAGCCTTGACCATCTCGACGTTAAGCGCGGCGATGTCATCGCTGCTGATCATGCTGTCTTCGGCACCATGCTCGACCAGCACGCGCGCCTTGACGCTGCCCGGCGCGGCGCGGGTTTCGGTGGCCAATGCGCCATGGAAGCTGACCACGCCGTCCAGTGGCACGCCCTGGCGCGCCATGTCCAGCACCACCTTGCCGCCGAAGCAGTAGCCCACCGCGCCGAGCTTGTCGTTATCCGTCTGGGCCTGCTCCTT
This DNA window, taken from Pseudomonas sp. FeN3W, encodes the following:
- a CDS encoding pilus assembly protein MshP — protein: MHKLRGHGPLLQRQHGFGLVAAMFLIIVIAGVIAAMWRMSATQTATNNLTLQQTRAYQAARAGLEWGISRFLNDETCTAPPFSVPGLDGFVVTVECPVGERVERNDLHEEDLQGIVIQRIVATAEYSSVGSPDYAYRKLSTVVELGREIP
- a CDS encoding DUF6701 domain-containing protein, yielding MSRIGLAWLLLFVLLLANGAAQAATYSFGSGGWLTPSNPPDCQGGSWSRSGSTFTCTGRVTLASGDVLQVATGLFESLGHITVVANNGFSLNNNTVGTSSKNITLRSDWGTINAINSNSIFGSVLSNSGAIDLAGTTVRGSVTGNGKVTLSAGNVTSHVSGTNGVTTSGTTITGNVSASNGAMDLSGGSITGNVSGGCCKITLSNGLTLIGNISLTSNDIEINDSSVTGNITTNNTVSLSNSTVHGNVQAADWHDRTINGSGNSRVYGICRPAATTPVDLCISETTLICLDDNFNRSTLGLDWAVTSRNGSFGVPRIVSNRLRLTDNSGNVATGATVQRLLPAKNNYIQVQFKYYAYNGNGADGLAITLSNAAHTPQPGGFGGSLGYAQGHGESGFAGGWLGIALDEYGNFSNPTEDRIGGPGARQDSVAIRGSGSGASGYAYLRGTAANLSPGIDVSGSSAGPGHTYRITVDSTVSGKAMVKVERNTGSGFTTLVDTFNALDSPGQAALPDNFYLTLTGSTGGSNNVHELDDLRVCASKMNPVSQQIDHFEIIAPSSGLTCNPVAATLRACLDATCNTFYTDPVLADVLVTQGTTVTQNAGAFTGGSGAYALRAGKVGSATLSVGSSTPPAKPLSQTLCKIGSAALSTQCRLTMLESGFVVDEIPAHLSAQETQHDLLVRAVKSNPNDPLRCVPGFSDAQAREVGFASDYIDPQPGQILGAPALKVNDVSVSRQSSGFTLVPLNFNAQAEAAIRLRYPDAGLLRLSMRYEEPDSGLVMVGQSNDFVVKPYGLCLETDSACTLAVVNDDDCPVFRHAGDGFPLRIKAVAWQANGQSLQADQLCGNPATPNFRLNDISLSSLLVEPEDGSNPEELKPSSYDHKLGAQTEENVVMPEVGIFKLKATPASGHYFGETVGGGESGLVGRFIPAWLDVSGAASLNSCDGFSYQRELVPYGVFPRLMVTGKNRQGGTTKNYDRGDFWRLSSALPSTWWTLDGERELTAKLSFPGQDSALTDAEDRDGQREYEWSGDGLKYDSESPTPGADDLPFSILQRFSATALTDADGVCHMVGTEACQSYELPYEASEIRLGRLRVGNAHGSELQPLSLPWTIESWRVPGVFLPETEDVCSAPKWSEPDLSDATGELVTGSLPSVSSDRSGYQGQLLLASPQRRGSVRAGFPDVPEWLWYDWYGEGWEASRGLATFGIYQGPKPLIFRREVYR
- a CDS encoding META domain-containing protein, producing MNSRILPFIAALGLTGCATEQLELRSDVTYIAEWIGDDAVIGRTPVSLTLSDGRAYGNAGCNHWFGSYERDGQQIRFSNLGSTRKMCAEQIMEQEHHFLDLLNRVERWDVSNIDQLRLWPAQGAPLRLWPEQE
- a CDS encoding dienelactone hydrolase family protein; translation: MRHCLLGLLMAASVTANAAVQTQEIPYTAADGTKMIGYYAYDDAIEGKRPGIVVVHEWWGLNDYAKQRARDLAELGYSALAIDMYGEGKNTDHPKDAMGFMQAALKDADAAKGRFNAGLDLLKEQAQTDNDKLGAVGYCFGGKVVLDMARQGVPLDGVVSFHGALATETRAAPGSVKARVLVEHGAEDSMISSDDIAALNVEMVKAGADYQFVSLPGAKHGFTNPGADAHQKNGLDVAYQKAADERSWRDMQRFFEDTFGTLATARAQ